The Vicia villosa cultivar HV-30 ecotype Madison, WI unplaced genomic scaffold, Vvil1.0 ctg.000477F_1_1_1, whole genome shotgun sequence genome includes a region encoding these proteins:
- the LOC131628750 gene encoding glutathione S-transferase U25-like, giving the protein MADEVILLDYWPSPFGMRVRIALAQKGIKHEYRDEDLSNKSPLLLQMNPIHKQIPVLIHNSKSICESLIAVQYIDDVWNNKSPLLPSDPYQRSQANFWADFVDKKVYENGRNLLWTNKGEVIEAAKKEFIEALKVLEKELGNKSYFGGEKLGYVDVALIPFYTWFKGYETFGSLNIEKECPKFVGWAKRCVKNESVYKSIPDQDKVYQFIVEVRKKMGIE; this is encoded by the exons ATGGCAGATGAAGTGATTCTTCTAGATTACTGGCCAAGTCCATTCGGGATGAGGGTCAGAATAGCCCTTGCTCAAAAGGGCATCAAGCATGAGTACAGAGATGAAGACTTGAGCAACAAGAGTCCTTTGTTGTTACAGATGAATCCTATTCACAAGCAAATCCCTGTTCTCATTCATAACAGCAAATCCATTTGTGAATCTCTCATTGCTGTTCAgtatattgatgatgtttggaATAATAAATCTCCTTTGTTGCCTTCTGATCCTTACCAGAGATCACAAGCTAACTTCTGGGCTGATTTTGTTGACAAGAAG GTCTATGAAAATGGAAGGAACCTTCTTTGGACCAATAAAGGAGAAGTGATAGAAGCTGCAAAGAAGGAATTCATAGAAGCCCTCAAAGTGTTAGAGAAAGAGTTGGGAAACAAGAGTTATTTTGGAGGAGAGAAGCTTGGTTATGTGGATGTAGCACTTATTCCATTCTACACTTGGTTTAAAGGCTATGAGACTTTTGGTAGCCTCAACATAGAGAAGGAGTGTCCCAAGTTCGTTGGTTGGGCGAAGAGATGTGTCAAGAATGAGAGTGTTTATAAGTCTATTCCTGATCAGGATAAGGTCTATCAGTTCATTGTGGAGGTCAGGAAGAAGATGGGCATTGAGTAG
- the LOC131628751 gene encoding probable glutathione S-transferase: MADEVILLNFWPSHYGMRVLIALEEKGIKYENKEEDFSNKSLLLLQMNPIHKKIPVLIHNGKSICESLNIVEYIDEVWNHHSPLFHSDPYQKAQAKFWANYVDTKIYEIGSRYAKTEGEEKEAAKKELLESFEVMEGQLGDKPYFGGENFGFVDVALVPLFCMLYSYTFAGKFIDDEEFPNLTSWAKRCGEKESVSRSIPKESKMKQFLAEMSLLNR; encoded by the exons ATGGCAGATGAGGTGATCCTCTTAAATTTCTGGCCAAGTCATTATGGCATGAGGGTCCTAATTGCACTTGAGGAAAAGGGCATCAAGTATGAGAACAAAGAAGAGGATTTTAGCAACAAGAGTCTTTTACTCTTGCAAATGAACCCAATTCACAAGAAAATACCAGTTCTAATCCATAATGGAAAATCCATTTGTGAGTCTCTAAATATAGTTGAATATATTGATGAGGTTTGGAATCATCATTCTCCTTTGTTTCATTCTGATCCTTACCAAAAAGCCCAAGCTAAATTTTGGGCTAACTACGTTGACACTAAG ATATATGAGATAGGATCTAGGTATGCAAAAACtgaaggagaagagaaagaagctgCAAAGAAAGAGTTGCTAGAGAGCTTTGAAGTGATGGAAGGACAGCTTGGAGACAAGCCATATTTTGGTGGAGAAAACTTTGGTTTTGTGGATGTGGCACTTGTTCCATTGTTTTGCATGCTATATAGTTACACTTTTGCTGGCAAATTCATTGATGATGAAGAATTCCCAAATTTGACATCTTGGGCCAAAAGGTGTGGTGAAAAAGAGAGTGTGTCTAGGTCAATTCCTAAAGAGAGTAAGATGAAACAGTTTTTAGCAGAGATGAGTCTCTTAAACCGTTGA